In Microvenator marinus, one genomic interval encodes:
- a CDS encoding M23 family metallopeptidase, which translates to MAGTPRGRLRPHRKRSKAPLILGTLAAAGLLSWATWPDETPSLALSANASAPQIEAAFPEPPPAPETPEPVVPEAPEFTRIENVLEKNQTMGAALAKLGIDAGESHRLIEAASAKIDFRKSRPGDIWTVELDKDNSVREFEYQASPENRWIVRRTEDGFVAEDVQVDREIKIETVRGKIDSSLWLAFDTQGASGALAQRFTELFQYTIDFNSETQPGDEFSVIYEKVFVDGEYLRDGKVLGAKYSGQVGTYYGFFHYDPENSGYFDENGDNLKRQFLKSPLATVRITSNFGRRFHPVLKKMKLHAGVDYGAPTGTPVHAVADGTVIYAGWKGANGKLVSLRHANGFVTHYAHLSQITKKLRPGVRVKQKDQIGRVGTTGRSTGPHLHFGMTQHGKVINPLTVDFARAEPLKGAERQAFKEKAESLKAQL; encoded by the coding sequence ATGGCAGGAACGCCACGTGGCCGGTTGAGGCCGCACCGAAAACGCTCGAAAGCCCCGCTCATACTTGGGACTCTGGCGGCTGCGGGCCTTTTAAGCTGGGCCACATGGCCGGACGAGACCCCGAGTCTTGCGCTTAGCGCGAACGCCTCCGCCCCTCAGATTGAGGCCGCTTTTCCTGAGCCGCCGCCCGCGCCCGAGACCCCTGAGCCTGTGGTCCCCGAGGCCCCTGAATTCACCAGAATTGAGAATGTGCTCGAAAAGAACCAGACCATGGGGGCCGCGCTGGCAAAGCTTGGAATCGATGCCGGCGAGTCGCATCGGTTGATTGAGGCGGCCTCGGCTAAGATTGATTTTAGGAAGTCGCGGCCAGGCGATATCTGGACCGTTGAACTCGACAAAGACAACTCAGTTCGCGAGTTCGAATACCAGGCCTCGCCTGAGAATCGCTGGATTGTGCGCCGCACCGAAGACGGTTTTGTGGCCGAAGACGTTCAGGTTGACCGCGAAATCAAAATCGAGACCGTGCGCGGCAAAATCGACTCCAGCCTCTGGCTCGCCTTCGACACCCAGGGTGCGTCTGGCGCGCTCGCCCAGCGTTTCACCGAGCTCTTTCAGTACACCATCGACTTCAACTCCGAGACCCAGCCCGGCGACGAATTCTCCGTGATCTACGAAAAAGTCTTCGTGGATGGCGAATACCTGAGGGACGGAAAGGTGCTCGGGGCCAAGTATTCCGGGCAGGTCGGGACCTATTACGGCTTCTTCCACTACGACCCGGAGAACTCCGGCTACTTTGACGAAAACGGCGACAACCTCAAACGTCAGTTCCTCAAAAGCCCGCTCGCCACCGTGCGCATCACCAGTAATTTCGGCCGGCGTTTCCATCCGGTCTTAAAGAAGATGAAGCTCCACGCAGGCGTGGATTATGGCGCCCCAACCGGGACTCCGGTACACGCTGTGGCTGACGGAACGGTCATCTATGCAGGTTGGAAGGGTGCGAACGGAAAACTCGTGTCGCTCCGCCACGCGAATGGGTTTGTCACGCATTACGCTCACCTCTCACAGATCACCAAAAAGCTTCGGCCGGGTGTGAGGGTCAAGCAAAAGGACCAGATTGGCCGCGTGGGCACCACAGGCCGCTCCACCGGACCGCACCTGCACTTCGGCATGACTCAACACGGAAAGGTCATTAATCCCCTGACTGTGGATTTTGCGCGCGCTGAGCCGCTCAAAGGTGCTGAGCGGCAGGCATTTAAGGAAAAGGCCGAGAGCCTGAAGGCTCAATTATAG
- a CDS encoding RNA polymerase sigma factor, with the protein MNTTTTHEMTPAQRFAADSDIVQRTLKGDAAAFDQIVREYRETVFRVAMRIVKNEEEAQDVTQDAFMNAYRKLDSFKGDAALSSWIYRIAVNTALMRLRKKKRRAEVSMEGLPISDEMDFVWTDLSAHNVRGDEAAENKELRGKIAAAVEELEPKYKDVFVAKELDGLSLQEIADEMDLSVPAVKSRLHRARLSLRVSLERYVEL; encoded by the coding sequence ATGAATACGACAACAACCCATGAAATGACCCCCGCTCAACGATTCGCCGCCGACTCAGATATCGTGCAACGCACGCTGAAAGGAGATGCAGCTGCATTCGACCAGATTGTTCGCGAGTACCGCGAGACTGTGTTCCGCGTGGCCATGCGTATCGTAAAGAACGAAGAAGAGGCCCAGGACGTGACTCAGGACGCGTTTATGAACGCGTACCGCAAGCTTGACTCGTTCAAGGGTGATGCGGCGTTGAGCTCTTGGATCTACCGGATCGCGGTGAACACCGCGCTAATGCGGCTTCGTAAGAAGAAGCGTCGTGCGGAAGTTTCGATGGAAGGCCTCCCGATCTCAGACGAGATGGATTTTGTCTGGACCGACCTCTCGGCACATAACGTGCGAGGTGACGAGGCCGCTGAGAACAAGGAGCTGCGCGGCAAAATCGCAGCTGCCGTTGAAGAACTTGAACCCAAATACAAAGATGTTTTTGTGGCGAAAGAGCTCGACGGCCTGAGCCTTCAGGAGATTGCGGACGAAATGGACTTGAGTGTCCCGGCTGTTAAAAGCCGTCTGCACCGCGCCCGTCTTTCGCTTCGCGTCAGCCTTGAGCGCTACGTAGAGCTTTAA
- a CDS encoding universal stress protein, whose amino-acid sequence MKIALAVDLSPESASAAKVAERLVKRLGGTLEVVFVLEPEFWDAGDVGGLMRGIMSADPLGSGPKSLAEDPEICARIESDISEFAAKHLSVPYTCVILEGRADRELSRYAAGHDFLCVGAPLGATTRFALGSVAERLAHRPHTRTLIAKDSGNPDEWVVAVDFSEGEGLFVLEAMRLAKAYGAKVHLLHVMPAPMPPSTDLAAMSISPESLSMKALRDWSEKELARTLEAAKAVEGVAVEAHLRVGYAAMGIEDFVEDTGAGLVVLGTHGRSRLEDALLGSVAWGVVKRMPTSILLMK is encoded by the coding sequence ATGAAAATTGCCCTGGCCGTAGATTTATCCCCAGAAAGTGCAAGTGCCGCAAAAGTGGCTGAAAGACTGGTCAAGCGTCTCGGTGGCACTCTTGAAGTGGTCTTTGTTCTGGAGCCTGAATTCTGGGATGCCGGAGACGTGGGCGGACTGATGCGCGGCATCATGAGCGCGGATCCGCTTGGTAGCGGGCCTAAGTCTTTGGCGGAGGATCCAGAGATTTGCGCGCGGATTGAGTCGGATATCTCGGAGTTTGCTGCAAAGCACCTGAGCGTGCCCTATACGTGCGTGATTCTCGAAGGGCGCGCTGACCGAGAGCTTTCTAGATATGCGGCGGGCCATGATTTCTTATGTGTTGGTGCACCGCTTGGCGCAACAACACGATTTGCGCTCGGAAGTGTTGCTGAGAGGCTCGCGCACCGGCCACATACCCGCACCCTGATTGCCAAAGATTCGGGCAATCCCGATGAATGGGTTGTGGCGGTTGACTTTTCGGAGGGCGAAGGACTTTTTGTGCTGGAGGCGATGCGGCTTGCGAAGGCGTACGGCGCGAAAGTTCATCTCCTACACGTCATGCCTGCGCCCATGCCGCCTTCTACCGACCTCGCCGCGATGAGCATCAGCCCGGAGAGCCTATCGATGAAGGCGCTCCGAGATTGGTCTGAGAAGGAACTCGCGCGCACGCTCGAGGCTGCAAAAGCCGTTGAGGGCGTTGCGGTAGAAGCACATTTGCGAGTTGGATATGCGGCGATGGGCATCGAGGATTTTGTGGAAGACACGGGTGCGGGACTGGTGGTCCTCGGAACGCACGGGCGCTCCAGGCTTGAGGATGCGCTCCTTGGCTCAGTGGCGTGGGGCGTGGTCAAGCGCATGCCAACTTCCATCCTCCTGATGAAATAG
- the rapZ gene encoding RNase adapter RapZ, with protein sequence MEETSEARDMLPKVVVVTGLSGSGKSTVVKALEDLGFFCIDNLPVPLFPKVLELTHQNKSGPGIQNFAFVVDTRERTFLHEAEPMIAQLRAEGMKVEVLFLDTDDERLIQRYSETRRPHPLSEGGTVRDGIKRERELLMGLRDQADLVIDTSAHTVHTLKALVGEHFGEKSVIGLQITVLSFGFKYGLPPECDLVFDVRFLPNPYFVEGMREKTGLQTDVRDYVLGAPETATVLQLLRQVGETLLPLYEREGKAYLTVGIGCTGGKHRSVALTEAIAARWRGRGWNVQTRHRDVERK encoded by the coding sequence ATGGAAGAAACGAGCGAGGCTCGGGACATGCTCCCGAAGGTAGTGGTGGTGACCGGCCTTAGTGGCTCGGGGAAATCCACAGTGGTCAAGGCGCTGGAAGACCTGGGCTTCTTCTGCATTGATAATCTTCCTGTCCCGCTCTTCCCAAAGGTTCTGGAGCTTACGCATCAGAACAAGTCTGGGCCTGGCATCCAGAACTTCGCGTTTGTGGTGGACACGCGAGAGCGCACGTTTTTGCACGAGGCCGAGCCGATGATCGCGCAGCTTCGTGCCGAGGGCATGAAGGTTGAGGTGCTCTTTTTGGATACCGACGATGAGCGCCTGATCCAGCGATATAGCGAGACGAGGCGCCCTCACCCACTCTCCGAGGGCGGCACGGTGCGCGACGGCATCAAGCGCGAGCGCGAGCTCCTGATGGGGCTCAGGGACCAGGCGGACCTCGTGATCGACACGTCGGCGCACACGGTTCATACGCTCAAGGCCCTGGTCGGTGAGCATTTTGGCGAAAAGTCGGTGATTGGGCTTCAGATTACGGTGCTCTCGTTTGGATTTAAGTATGGCCTTCCGCCCGAGTGTGATTTGGTTTTTGACGTCAGGTTTTTGCCGAATCCGTATTTCGTAGAGGGAATGCGGGAGAAAACGGGTTTGCAGACCGATGTTCGTGATTACGTTCTTGGGGCGCCGGAGACCGCCACGGTGTTGCAACTATTGCGACAAGTGGGTGAAACGTTGTTGCCCCTCTACGAGCGCGAAGGCAAAGCGTATTTGACGGTTGGAATTGGATGTACAGGCGGAAAGCACCGGTCGGTGGCGCTGACCGAGGCTATCGCTGCAAGGTGGCGCGGACGAGGATGGAATGTTCAGACGCGACATCGAGATGTGGAGAGGAAATAG
- a CDS encoding DUF2752 domain-containing protein: MLRLRRRRLGEIPVGALLLAGLCLIPGIVWMLQNAPRGPGCFTKLLWGLPCLTCGGTRATRALLDGRILDALVLQPLIIGLYLVIGLWGLVSFGAFLGGRTFDLNLGPRADRALKIGILGLPVLNWLYLWTMGI, from the coding sequence TTGCTAAGACTCAGGCGCCGACGTCTAGGGGAAATCCCTGTCGGGGCGCTACTCTTGGCCGGCCTTTGCCTGATCCCTGGTATCGTGTGGATGCTGCAAAATGCGCCACGCGGACCGGGCTGCTTTACCAAACTCCTCTGGGGGCTTCCGTGTCTGACCTGCGGTGGAACGCGCGCCACCCGTGCGTTGCTTGACGGGCGGATACTTGATGCGCTCGTGCTCCAGCCGCTGATCATTGGGCTTTATCTGGTGATTGGCCTCTGGGGTCTCGTGAGTTTTGGGGCGTTTTTGGGCGGCCGCACGTTCGATCTCAATCTCGGGCCGAGGGCCGATCGTGCGTTAAAAATCGGCATCTTAGGACTTCCTGTGCTAAACTGGCTCTACCTTTGGACAATGGGAATCTAA